A single region of the Ptychodera flava strain L36383 chromosome 9, AS_Pfla_20210202, whole genome shotgun sequence genome encodes:
- the LOC139141291 gene encoding uncharacterized protein C17orf113-like: MHRSALVRHSGHTDHIDAVKHKPLQSSMKKTVEINQGKQKDSHAAMLRTVYFMAKKELPDDMFSSLLELQNENKCQALSDGQYYKHHESVREMQVVIAKVLQTELDKEIAASPVISVIVDETVNITVNKKLIIFIRIVKNGEAKTVFSGNVTIAAGNAETVTEAILQQFERMNISKYKVVGLGSDVLELEEDARKNPTAEGLVRLIKPYSFIALTYTLTDVLLIMDRLNLLFQRESVNLSRVQPMVGTTIAALRDLLNEPMSGDSE; the protein is encoded by the exons ATGCACCGCTCAGCTTTAGTACGTCATTCTGGACACACCGATCATATCGACGCAGTGAAACACAAGCCACTTCAGTCAAGTATGAAAAAgaccgtggaaataaatcaagGAAAACAGAAAGATTCACATGCGGCAATGCTTCgaactgtatattttatggcTAAGAAGGAATTACCAGATGATATGTTTTCATCTTTGCTTGAGCTACAAAACGAAAATAAGTGTCAAGCGCTTTCAGACGGCCAATACTACAAACACCACGAAAGTGTGAGGGAGATGCAAGTCGTGATTGCCAAAGTTTTACAGACAGAACTTGATAAAGAGATTGCTGCAAGTCCCGTTATTTCGGTCATCGTGGATGAAACCGTAAATATTACGGTCAATAAGAAACTCATCATATTTATTCGCATAGTAAAGAACGGAGAAGCTAAAACAGTTTTTTCCGGAAATGTAACAATTGCAGCAGGCAATGCTGAAACGGTGACTGAGGCGATATTACAACAGTTTGAGCGCATGAATATTTCGAAATACAAAGTAGTTGGACTTGGATCAGACG TACTAGAGTTGGAGGAGGATGCAAGAAAAAATCCCACGGCAGAAGGCTTGGTAAGACTGATCAAACCTTACTCATTCATTGCGTTGACCTACACGCTCACAGACGTCCTGCTAATTATGGACCGATTGAACTTGTTATTTCAACGAGAGAGTGTTAATCTGTCGAGAGTGCAGCCAATGGTTGGCACAACTATTGCGGCACTTCGCGATCTCCTCAATGAGCCGATGTCTGGCGACAGTGAATGA